The proteins below come from a single Myripristis murdjan chromosome 10, fMyrMur1.1, whole genome shotgun sequence genomic window:
- the LOC115366244 gene encoding olfactory receptor 6B1-like: protein MIKETNLTGRRVDWKKFDVMDAPCNVTVLQAQTQINSTIYHLVKLVSVCVSCTLNTFLSVPLLLVIHRSPSLFRHTRFLLLTHLLFCDNLQLLLWTVKAVFLMCNQGIPVAQCLILCAATQACSMVDLLLSAALAVDRCVAVKWPLHYDRLVYQRKRGTVAAIWTSSFLLSSGALTISLNTIQVNTSLSRCRPLILSPCLSNTSALLLFCTVVSAVVLPLCYLIILGCFLLLCWDMCGGLLCTKRACVTLSLQATQIILYSVPVIMDSYLVPGYLHCDALDIAATTTYNLGISLIPLVYGYRSRELRQRLLQASHRSQVNNLS, encoded by the exons ATGATCAAGGAGACCAATTTGACG GGAAGGCGGGTAGATTGGAAGAAGTTTGATGTCATGGACGCCCCCTGCAATGTGACGGTGCTCCAGGCCCAAACGCAGATCAACTCCACCATCTACCACCTGGTGAagctggtcagtgtgtgtgtgagctgcactCTGAACACTTTCCTCAGTGTTCCTCTGCTCCTGGTCATCCAccgctctccatctctcttcagacacacacgctttctcctcctcacacacctgCTCTTCTGTGACAACCTCCAG CTGCTCCTCTGGACAGTCAAGGCAGTTTTTCTAATGTGTAACCAAGGGATACCTGTGGCCCAGTGTCTGATCCTCTGTGCTGCTACCCAGGCCTGCTCAATG GTGGACCTGTTACTGAGCGCTGCTCTAGCTGTGGATCGCTGCGTGGCTGTCAAGTGGCCTTTGCATTATGACCGCCTGGTGTatcaaaggaaaagaggaaCTGTAGCCGCCATATGGACCtcatcatttctgctcagcAGTGGGGCTTTGACTATTAGCCTGAACACCATACAGGTTAacacctccctctctcgctgCCGCCCGCTCATCCTCTCCCCCTGCCTGTCAAACACCTCGGCCTTGCTGCTGTTCTGCACCGTGGTGAGTGCTGTGGTGCTCCCGCTCTGCTACCTGATTATCCTGGGATGCTTCTTGCTGCTCTGTTGGGACATGTGTGGCGGGCTGCTCTGCACCAAGAGAGCTTGTGTGACCCTGAGCCTCCAGGCCACTCAGATCATCTTGTATTCAGTTCCGGTGATAATGGACAGCTATCTAGTCCCTGGCTATCTGCACTGTGATGCTCTTGACATAGCAGCCACCACCACCTACAACCTGGGCATATCGCTTATTCCTTTGGTGTATGGCTACCGCTCCCGGGAGCTGCGGCAGAGGCTGCTGCAGGCCTCCCACAGGAGCCAGGTCAACAACTTAAGCTAA
- the gcna gene encoding germ cell nuclear acidic protein has product MDEETHKLFHRVAKKMGWTDDGLDTAEEKLVKSIGKARHPATSGHRFVGAADLASPVQLHLSESEDDPEKENQYKGNEYRNKAVESSDDDSDQFLVQRATPNIKAILQKPCSAAEKDSTYVVVSSDSDGSFETFLNRVKTPNARPKKISESGSEDSLKNFIVNDSSDDDFIKMKSSSRVSKKTKTPTAQHPVRRPLAQCDYPVFVSDSDSDGDIVIKSTWKARHSRPQLPQKANKTIAQNCDQKVNSPCEALPPLPSPAPLPALKTIPASFSTPASPKRIHSAPSKLNDSSSEEEFISLLDRLKKKNKLLGNSPSPANIRECNMKPPVSVPPVKGLKAPASRSLDHTPEDMKTPGKPKISKPTVSQTEPRPGPSSRIAVCKTPGCFLQSLSAPSSSHNFKQNKEELTSKLYKLYNTSVFDSKLPTSMSLTWNKKMRKTAGFCITGQERGGGNRYARIELSDKVCDSADRLRDTLIHEMCHAATWLINGVRDGHGSFWKLYARKATLAHPELPMVTRCHSYDIKYKYQYQCTRCQNTIGRHSKSLDTQRFACALCTGQLVLLTPSKPRAPTPFANFVKENYGNVRQELVGQSHAEVMRKLSADFAAKTKLSQS; this is encoded by the exons ATGGACGAGGAAACGCACAAGTTATTTCACAGAGTTGCTAAAAAGATGGGGTGGACTGATGATGGACTGGACACGGCAGAAGAAAAG CTGGTAAAGAGTATTGGCAAGGCTCGCCATCCTGCCACAAGTGGTCACAGATTTGTGGGGGCAGCAGACTTGGCTTCACCTGTCCAGCTTCACCTGTCTGAGAGTGAAGATGACCCAGAGAAGGAGAACCAATATAAGGGCAATGAGTACAGAAACAAAGCTGTGGAGTCCAGTGATGACGACTCTGaccagt TTCTTGTGCAGAGGGCTACACCCAATATCAAAGCTATCTTACAGAAGCCATGTAGTGCTGCAGAGAAAGACAG TACATATGTCGTGGTGAGCTCAGACAGTGATGGCAGCTTCGAAACAT TCCTGAACCGTGTGAAAACGCCAAATGCCAGACCTAAGAAAATATCGGAGAGTGGCAGTGAAGACAG CCTCAAAAACTTCATAGTGAATGACTCATCTGATGATGACTTTATCAAGATGAAATCATCTTCTAGAG TTTCTAAGAAAACTAAGACCCCAACAGCCCAGCACCCAGTGAGAAGACCACTGGCTCAGTGTGATTACCCAGTCTTTGttagtgacagtgacagtgacggTGATATAGTGATTAAGAGCACTTGGAAGGCTCGTCACTCAAGGCCCCAGCTCCCCCAAAAGGCTAACAAGACTATTGCTCAAAACTGTGACCAAAAAGTCAACTCACCATGTGAGGCTTTGCCTCCTCTCCCATCTCCCGCTCCACTCCCCGCCCTCAAAACAATCCCGGCCTCTTTCTCTACTCCTGCTTCCCCTAAACGCATTCACTCAGCTCCTTCTAAGCTGAATGACTCCAGTTCTGAGGAGGAGTTCATTTCCCTACTGGAcagactgaaaaagaaaaacaaacttcttGGCAATTCACCTTCACCTGCCAACATCAGAG AATGCAACATGAAGCCCCCTGTGTCAGTTCCTCCTGTAAAGGGACTGAAAGCCCCGGCGTCTAGATCATTAGATCATACGCCAGAGGATATGAAGACCCCGGGAAAGCCCAAGATCTCTAAACCCACAGTCAGTCAGACGGAGCCCAGACCGGGCCCTAGCAGCAG AATAGCGGTGTGTAAAACACCAGGCTGCTTTTTGCAGTCCTTGTCAGCCCCCAGCTCCAGCCACAACTTCAAGCAGAACAAGGAGGAACTCACCAGCAAGCTCTACAAGCTGTACAACACCAGTGTTTTTGACAGCAAG CTCCCCACCAGTATGTCACTGACCTGGAataagaagatgaggaagaccGCTGGCTTCTGTATCACTGGGCAGGAACGAGGGGGAGGAAACCGTTACGCCCGCATTGAACTGTCAGACAAAGTGTGTGACTCTGCAG ATCGTCTCAGAGACACACTGATCCATGAGATGTGCCATGCTGCTACCTGGCTGATTAACGGCGTAAGGGACGGACACGGCAGCTTCTGGAAACTTTACGCTCGCAAGGCCACTCTCGCACATCCTGAGCTGCCCATGGTCACTCGCTGCCAcagctacgacatcaagtacaAGTACCAGTACCAGTGCACTCGTTGCCAGAACAC AATCGGACGTCACTCCAAGTCACTTGACACACAGAGGTTCGCTTGTGCCCTCTGCACAGGACAGCTTGTCTTACTCACCCCTTCCAAGCCACGCGCTCCCACACCTTTTGCCAACTTTGTCAAGGAGAATTATGGGAATGTACGACAGGAGCTGGTGGGACAGAGTCATGCAGAAGTGATGCGTAAACTCAGTGCAGACTTTGCCGCCAAGACTAAACTGAGTCAGAGCTGA